The sequence AGTACGGAGTTACGGTTACCATCGTCGATGGTGTGGCGCTGGCGACCATGCTCTCGCAGCCGGACCTGTATTGGATCGCTCAGCAGTACCTGCACCTGCCTGGAGAACTGGCCCCGTCCGAGCCACTCGCCACCGTTCGCGTGCTCCGTGGCCACGTCGGTCACGTGGTGGCGGTGGCGTGGTCCCCGGACGGGCAGCGGGTCACTACGACAGGGCAAGACCGCACCGCGCGGCTGTGGAACCCGGCAACGGGCCAACTCCAACACGTCCTTGCCCACCAAAGCCTGGTGGCACAGATGGCGTGGTCACCGGACGGCCGTTACCTCGCCACAGCCAGCCAATCCGGCTTCTCCGGCGGCCAGGTTCGCATCTGGTCCCCGGATTCCGGCACGCTGTGTCGCCGGCTCGATGGCCACGCCGACTCGATCGAGTCCCTCGCCTGGTCACCCGACGGGCTCAAGTTGGCGACCGCCAGCTTCGACGCAACGGCCCGCATCTGGAATGCCGAGACCGGCGAGGTGATGCTCCAGCTTGATCGGCATCGGGGCCCTGTCGAGACCGTGGCGTGGTCACCCGACGGTCAATGGCTGGCCACCAGCAGCCGCGACGGCACTGCACGGATATGGAACGCCCGTACCGGCCGGACCAGGCACCGGCTGGGGCCCCACGGCGACGAAGTCTACGAGTTCGCGTGGTCACCGGATGGACACCTCGTGGCAACTTGCGTCGACAACACGACAAGCGTCTGGGACGGTGCCAGCGGCGAACTGCGCCACACGTTTGGCGTCCACACCGAAATTGTGGTGGCGCTGGCCTGGTCACCTGACAGCGCGTACCTAGCGACGGGCAGCCGCGACGCGACCGCCGTCATCTGGGATGCGCGCCTCGGAGCAGTCGCGCACGTTCTGGCCGGTCACACCAGCATGGTCCGCCGAGTGGCGTGGTCGCCGGATGGCCGGAGCCTGGCGACGGCCAGCTACGACCACACCGCCACCGTCTGGAACACCGCCGATGGTACGAAGGTGCGCACCCTTCACGGTCACTCCGGCTCGCTGTGGTCCGTCGCGTGGTCGCCGGAAGGGCGATTCTTGGCCACCGCCGGCCATGATCAGACGGCGCGGATCTGGCCAATCATGGCTGCGGGCTCACCCCACCGAACAACCCTTGATGACCCGCATTCGTCATGAGACCGGCAGGATGGGTGAGGTGAAGGCTTTCGACTCCCACGCTCTGAATCAGGCAAGCTTATTCGGCACCGATGATCCTCTCCTGACCGCTGGTACCGCCGAGCCGGTACTGATGGCCCTGCATACGAAGTATTACGAGCTCTCTGCGAACGTTGAGACGGCCTCGGACGCACCCGCTTGGCTGTCGCAGCGGAAGGCGAGGATCCGCACGTTGCTGAACTGCTGGTCACCCTGACCAGGTACAAGCGTGATCGACCGCTCGCGCGGGGTCGTCCCGGCACGAGTAGGCCCTGAGTTTGGGACCACTGGTACGGGTTGGATCAAAGCCTGCCTCCTGCTCAGCACCCCAATCGACATGAGTCGCCGGTAGGCTCCCGCCACGTGGGCAACGGGCGGCACGAGTGAGCCTCGGGAACGTCGCCGCCGGGTTGCGGGCCATACTCGAACAGATCGCTCGTCAACGCGCCGCACTGGCCGCCACCGTTTCTTCGGTGAACAGCACGTCCACGCGTCTACGGGCTGTTGTCACCGGCAGCGGCCACGTCCTCGTTCAACAGGCTCTCGCGGCAATGGCAGCATCAACCGAGCAATTACGTGAAGCCGACCGGCAGCTCGCCGGGACCGCGATGGCGATTATCGAGTACGGGCACATCATCGGTATCGCCCTCGCCCCGGCCAGTGCACCCTCAGCATCACCCGCGAGTCCTGGGAAGGTGGCCGCTGGCGATGGGCGGCAGGCCAGCCCGCCACCGTCGTTGTCCCGAGCGCCGTCTGGTCAGCGAAGGGAGGCCGGCGATGCTGCCCCGGCTCCCTTACTGCCGGGCTTCCTGGAATCGTTGCCGGCGCGCCGTTCAGCGGACGCGCCAACCGACGGGGTACTCACCACCACCGGTGGCGAGAAGATCAGCGATGTCTACAGCGGCAAGGAAGGGCCGGGTAAGGGTGGTCCTGGTCTCCGGCCGCCGTTCAAGCACTACGTGTCCGCCCTCGACCACGCCGAGGGGCATGCGGCGGCGGCGATGCGCACGCGGAGGATGACGGAGGCCACCCTGTACCTGAACAACACCCCATGCCAGGACCCGATGGGTTGTGACAGGGTTCTGCCGTATGTTCTGCCGAAAGACGCAAAACTCACCGTCTACGGACCGAACGGGTACGTCAACGTGTACCGGGGCAACGGGAAGGGGTTGGCATGAGTGCCGAGCCGGTCAGGGTCTACTACGACCGCATCGAGCCGGTCGCCGTGGATAGGATCGAAGATCTTGATGCGCTGCTCGACCGGGTAGCGGCCAACCCCGAGTACCAAGAGTTTCCCGTCATGGTGTCACTAGAAACGGGCGACAAGGAACATGTCCTCGAAATCTGCCTCGGCCGGCAAGACCTCAGTATGCTGGTCTGGCACCACGCGTTTCTCGACGTAGCAGCGAGCAAAGGCAGCCTCCACCAACCGGCGGACCTGGCCTACAACTTCGGCGGTTCCCGGACGGACGCCTACGACAGTTCGGCGATTCCTGTGGCGACCGCACGGCAGGCTGTACGAGAGTTCTTCTCCACCAACGGACAACGACCCACGTGTCTCGAATGGCAGACGCCAAACTACGGTGAGCAGGGCGAGACAGCGTAGGGGAGGATGTTCTTCTCAAGATTTCATTGCAAGGCCGGAACCTCTCCCTGATGACGACGGAACCGCCGGTTATGGCGGGCATGAACCGGCGCTTCCTCTGCTCAATCACGAAGGCCCCGGGCGTGGCGGGCTGCGGCGATGGAGCGTTGCCCGGCGAGTTCGATGATGCTGAGCTGGCGGGTGACTCCTGCATGTGGCCAGGCGACCTGGGAGCCGACGCACAGGTGCCGGGGCCGGATGGGCACTCGCCGTCGTCGCGCAGGATGCCACCCGCCCCGAACCGAATCCTCAGCAGGAGCCAGGCGCCACCGAACTCGGTACGAAGGACACGGACGCCGCGGCTGAGCCTCTGGATAAAGCCGGTAATGACTTTGCGGATCCCGTCCTTCATGAAAATCAGAACGCCCTCTAGGGACGCTCTGCGTCAGCCATTTCAGTCGAGACGCTTGCAGCAATTCCGGTTCGGAGTTCCAAAGAGATGTGGCGAAGCGAGGATGCGACATCTGCAAATGAACCATGATTCGGGCTGATGGGTGGAAGCCAAGCAGCGCCCTCGTTGACTACTTGGTCGGCCACGTCGAGGAGGATGTCAGCGGCAGCACGGAGGCCGTCATCAACATCGCCAGCGTCGAAGGCTTCGGCCATGCGATGCATCAGGTTGCAAGGGAATGCTTCATAGGGGATCGGCGCCCCTGGGTCAGCTACCAGCCGCGCTCCGAGTTCAAGTGCTGCTGTAAACCTGTGGGGTTCCGTCGTTGAGCGGACGCACGTGGATGCACTCGTGTCTACGATGACGACGTGGGGATGATGCTCAGGTGAGAGGCCAGGCGCTCCCCGCACCACTGGGTCGAATGTAACGGGCGTATCTGGATCCAGGTCGGCTATGACGGCGGCGAGGTCGGCGACGGTACGGATAGTCCTCGTAGTGTCTCCGGTCGAACGGAAGTTGTCTTCGCGCTCAGCGAAGGTCGCGTGACCCGTCGGCGCCGTCGTCGCAGTGGTCATTCCGCCGCCCTCCCCCTCGATACAAAAATCCCGGCTGTCTGACAGACCGCCGGGTCGCCCGCGAACGCAGGCCGTACGCCGAGGGTAGCCGGCGAGCGGAACCATGGGAACTGCCTTTGCGAGGCGTGGTACCAGCGTGCGCCTGGCGGGTCCAGAATGGTATGCCCTGCCCCTGTCTGTGTGCTCTCAGCCGATCCGCAGGA is a genomic window of Micromonospora tarapacensis containing:
- a CDS encoding WD40 repeat domain-containing protein, whose product is MNEVCMPTPAQTAQVIHFVINNLGDNNGHHTFEQVCLQVAIRRIAGNVLPASGPVSAFGDQGRDFETFRTFLADGMRQTSGFAALQSAQVIAFACTIQRERLKTKLEADLRAICGQGTPVDRVVFFVSSTVPVGLRHRVEAVARNEYGVTVTIVDGVALATMLSQPDLYWIAQQYLHLPGELAPSEPLATVRVLRGHVGHVVAVAWSPDGQRVTTTGQDRTARLWNPATGQLQHVLAHQSLVAQMAWSPDGRYLATASQSGFSGGQVRIWSPDSGTLCRRLDGHADSIESLAWSPDGLKLATASFDATARIWNAETGEVMLQLDRHRGPVETVAWSPDGQWLATSSRDGTARIWNARTGRTRHRLGPHGDEVYEFAWSPDGHLVATCVDNTTSVWDGASGELRHTFGVHTEIVVALAWSPDSAYLATGSRDATAVIWDARLGAVAHVLAGHTSMVRRVAWSPDGRSLATASYDHTATVWNTADGTKVRTLHGHSGSLWSVAWSPEGRFLATAGHDQTARIWPIMAAGSPHRTTLDDPHSS
- a CDS encoding DddA-like double-stranded DNA deaminase toxin, coding for MSLGNVAAGLRAILEQIARQRAALAATVSSVNSTSTRLRAVVTGSGHVLVQQALAAMAASTEQLREADRQLAGTAMAIIEYGHIIGIALAPASAPSASPASPGKVAAGDGRQASPPPSLSRAPSGQRREAGDAAPAPLLPGFLESLPARRSADAPTDGVLTTTGGEKISDVYSGKEGPGKGGPGLRPPFKHYVSALDHAEGHAAAAMRTRRMTEATLYLNNTPCQDPMGCDRVLPYVLPKDAKLTVYGPNGYVNVYRGNGKGLA
- a CDS encoding Imm1 family immunity protein encodes the protein MSAEPVRVYYDRIEPVAVDRIEDLDALLDRVAANPEYQEFPVMVSLETGDKEHVLEICLGRQDLSMLVWHHAFLDVAASKGSLHQPADLAYNFGGSRTDAYDSSAIPVATARQAVREFFSTNGQRPTCLEWQTPNYGEQGETA